Proteins from a single region of Leptospira brenneri:
- a CDS encoding MarR family winged helix-turn-helix transcriptional regulator: protein MSKKESLDPSHLKSHIGYRLRIVSNAVSHSFAKKLSSFDVTVAEWVILREMYAKEENTAPSTIAEMTGLTRGAVSKLIDRLLHKGLVTRAESVGDRRYQDIQLTSQATKLIPKLSKVADENDESFFSRLSKTEREFLMKTLIKLAELHKLNTNPIE, encoded by the coding sequence ATGTCCAAAAAGGAAAGTTTAGACCCTAGCCATTTAAAATCCCATATCGGATATCGTTTGCGCATCGTTTCCAATGCGGTCTCCCATTCCTTTGCAAAAAAACTTAGTTCTTTCGATGTTACTGTCGCGGAGTGGGTCATTCTTCGAGAGATGTATGCCAAAGAGGAAAATACAGCTCCGAGTACAATTGCAGAGATGACTGGACTCACGCGCGGTGCTGTTTCTAAACTGATTGATCGTCTTTTGCATAAAGGCCTTGTGACTCGAGCGGAATCTGTAGGCGATCGTCGTTACCAGGACATTCAGCTAACATCCCAAGCTACAAAACTCATTCCAAAACTATCCAAAGTGGCTGATGAAAACGACGAATCTTTTTTTTCCCGGCTTTCGAAAACCGAAAGGGAGTTTCTTATGAAAACACTCATCAAACTCGCAGAACTACATAAATTAAATACAAACCCAATTGAATAA
- a CDS encoding LIC_12708 family protein: MRTLYLILTLAFSVSCLRFRVENLKEEILFRIPLGQTNESFEGVVVNQVLTNVPLTIPNSSNISAMADNKQAVIKLFDRNGRLDATLGNPDFKSISGIPHYPFRFGGIGIVAMNEDGDLIVQNRISTKGMELPQGQENLYKTYSGAFSTQGTTVLPSFLVQISQKGVVKFMLGASGKNSEPFRYIEFILPGEGEKLFVYHRIAEEMRLSYFEEGELKGNLKESGLDVFASNDAKEYDITLDKLLPHPEGEYVLGSFSYYSKKDKRFKFRRIFRFVFDSKSSQMLKEIQDPSEILFSIRNNGEFYIWETEDGGNSARLQVHDKEGNHINNKRIPFSNPRGQWRETYTDAFDNIYSIRIRAGALEVYRWI, translated from the coding sequence ATGCGAACACTTTATCTCATCCTCACCCTCGCTTTTTCAGTTTCCTGCCTTCGTTTCCGAGTTGAGAATCTAAAAGAAGAAATCCTTTTCCGTATCCCACTAGGGCAAACCAACGAGAGTTTCGAAGGTGTGGTGGTCAACCAAGTACTGACCAACGTTCCACTCACCATTCCCAACTCTTCCAATATTAGCGCAATGGCGGATAATAAACAAGCCGTAATCAAACTTTTTGATAGAAATGGAAGGTTGGATGCCACTCTCGGAAATCCTGATTTCAAATCCATTTCCGGAATTCCTCATTATCCGTTTCGTTTTGGCGGGATTGGGATTGTAGCCATGAATGAAGATGGTGACCTCATTGTACAAAATCGAATTTCTACCAAAGGGATGGAACTTCCCCAAGGGCAAGAAAATTTATACAAAACTTATAGCGGTGCCTTTTCGACACAAGGGACAACCGTCCTTCCGTCTTTTCTTGTACAAATTTCTCAAAAAGGTGTCGTGAAATTTATGTTAGGGGCTTCCGGAAAGAACTCCGAACCTTTTCGTTATATTGAATTCATCCTTCCGGGTGAAGGAGAAAAGTTATTTGTTTACCACCGCATTGCAGAGGAAATGCGACTTTCTTATTTTGAAGAAGGAGAACTCAAAGGGAATCTAAAAGAATCGGGACTCGATGTTTTTGCGAGTAATGATGCAAAAGAATATGATATCACCTTAGATAAACTCCTCCCGCATCCGGAAGGGGAATATGTTCTTGGATCTTTTAGTTATTATTCCAAAAAAGACAAACGGTTTAAGTTCCGAAGGATCTTTCGTTTTGTTTTTGATTCTAAAAGTTCTCAAATGTTGAAAGAAATCCAAGACCCATCCGAGATTTTATTTTCCATTCGCAACAATGGAGAATTTTATATTTGGGAAACAGAAGACGGTGGAAACTCAGCAAGACTCCAAGTTCATGACAAAGAAGGAAACCATATCAATAACAAAAGGATTCCTTTTTCCAATCCTCGTGGCCAGTGGCGTGAAACTTATACAGATGCATTTGATAATATTTATTCCATTCGAATTCGAGCAGGGGCCCTCGAAGTCTATCGTTGGATTTAA
- the nusA gene encoding transcription termination factor NusA, with protein MATKQATKETGLFEAIQQFCQDKSLDRELVLGVIRDSLLAAYRKKVGLEAETDDRCQVDFGSDNKNEIIISVLRDVVEDKTTNPLEISLEEATKLDPSAKVGTQIRVFEKPQDLSRVLSSQAKQMVFQRLRDMEKDLLYQEYKSKEGELTHGYFQRWKKDIMSIDLGKVEGIMLKKDQNPGEKYRQGDRLKAIISRVELRPREPMPVITLSRASGDFVKKLFEMEIPEVYDGIVEIRDVARIPSYRTKVVVTTSKSDVDPVGACVGMKGVRIQAIVRELGNERIDIVLHSDEPSVFIANAISPAKPVEVHVDRKRGDALVIVPDESLSLAIGINGSNVKLVSQLSGFKIDIKTVSQYNQELASPEAREKLDRLFNAQQEAMEESEDNYDAEGADEEEEDSGYTPLSEVPGLTPRIVGLLEAGGIKNVETLLEFSQEELSKISGVGKTTAEQILRLLRESIEWVEEG; from the coding sequence ATGGCGACAAAACAAGCAACGAAAGAAACTGGGCTATTCGAAGCCATCCAACAATTCTGTCAGGACAAATCTCTTGATAGAGAACTCGTACTCGGTGTCATCCGAGACTCACTCCTTGCGGCCTATCGCAAAAAAGTCGGATTGGAAGCTGAGACAGATGACCGCTGCCAAGTGGACTTTGGATCCGACAACAAAAACGAAATCATCATCTCTGTCCTCCGCGATGTAGTGGAAGACAAAACGACAAACCCTCTCGAGATTTCTTTGGAAGAAGCAACGAAATTGGATCCTTCTGCAAAAGTGGGAACTCAAATCCGAGTGTTTGAAAAACCACAAGACCTCTCCCGAGTTCTTTCCAGCCAAGCCAAACAAATGGTTTTCCAACGCCTCCGCGATATGGAAAAGGATTTACTCTACCAAGAGTATAAATCCAAAGAGGGAGAACTCACTCACGGGTATTTCCAACGTTGGAAAAAAGACATCATGTCCATCGACCTGGGTAAGGTAGAAGGGATCATGTTGAAGAAAGACCAAAACCCTGGGGAAAAATACCGCCAAGGGGATCGTCTGAAAGCCATTATCTCTCGTGTAGAACTCAGACCCCGCGAACCAATGCCTGTCATCACACTCTCTCGTGCTTCGGGTGACTTTGTGAAAAAACTTTTCGAGATGGAAATCCCTGAAGTTTATGATGGGATTGTGGAAATTCGAGATGTCGCTCGTATCCCATCTTACAGAACTAAGGTGGTTGTCACTACTAGTAAATCCGACGTAGACCCCGTTGGTGCTTGTGTGGGTATGAAGGGAGTTCGAATCCAAGCCATCGTTCGCGAACTTGGAAACGAAAGGATCGATATCGTTTTACATTCTGATGAACCAAGTGTGTTCATTGCTAACGCAATCTCTCCAGCCAAACCAGTAGAAGTGCATGTGGATAGAAAGAGGGGAGATGCTCTTGTCATCGTTCCCGATGAATCTCTTTCCCTTGCCATCGGAATCAACGGATCCAACGTAAAACTTGTTTCCCAACTTTCCGGTTTTAAAATCGATATTAAAACTGTATCCCAATACAACCAGGAACTTGCTTCGCCGGAAGCTCGCGAAAAACTGGATCGACTCTTCAATGCCCAACAAGAGGCAATGGAAGAATCAGAAGACAATTATGATGCAGAAGGTGCTGACGAGGAAGAAGAGGATTCTGGATACACTCCACTTTCCGAAGTTCCCGGACTCACTCCTAGGATCGTTGGTCTTCTCGAAGCCGGCGGGATCAAAAACGTGGAAACCCTTCTTGAGTTCAGCCAAGAGGAACTCTCGAAAATTTCCGGAGTCGGGAAAACGACAGCAGAACAGATTTTACGTCTGCTTCGTGAATCCATCGAGTGGGTAGAAGAGGGTTAA
- the rimP gene encoding ribosome maturation factor RimP, whose translation MVYTEENIRELILRVLAPPLALFSLQVQNRKNHALIEIELDHLTDKTGSASLEDCETVSRRLKEELDLWGEEFDFTLQVSSAGAERVLRLPEDLSRFQGLLAKLEVPLEAGKWDKRLYRLGPVSGDSVELTLYDRKTRHKKNQKSVSMPIAEIRKGNLYLEI comes from the coding sequence TTGGTATATACCGAGGAAAACATCAGAGAACTTATTTTACGTGTTCTCGCTCCACCTCTAGCGCTTTTTTCGCTCCAAGTACAGAATCGGAAAAACCACGCCCTCATTGAGATTGAACTGGATCATCTTACAGACAAAACTGGCTCTGCTAGTTTAGAAGACTGTGAGACTGTGTCTAGGAGACTCAAAGAGGAGCTGGATCTTTGGGGAGAGGAATTTGATTTCACTCTCCAAGTCTCCTCCGCGGGAGCAGAACGTGTTTTGCGTCTGCCGGAGGATTTAAGTCGTTTCCAAGGACTTCTAGCCAAACTAGAAGTGCCGCTGGAAGCAGGGAAATGGGACAAACGATTGTATCGTTTGGGACCGGTTTCGGGGGATTCAGTTGAGCTTACGCTTTACGATCGTAAAACTCGACACAAAAAGAACCAAAAATCGGTATCTATGCCCATCGCAGAAATACGAAAGGGAAATTTGTATTTAGAAATTTAA
- a CDS encoding DUF1398 domain-containing protein: MSELTTKLTEAQKFAMSIRPKVGGFPILAEVLRQAGVHLNRWTLPSCQSVYYMKDGSVVQQGTPLVNGVLEIPKFDREALIKALRTDQEGFSTFPEFLKAAWEAGVVGYDADFTGRKVVYYGVNGESYLEEYPAVVVNR, translated from the coding sequence ATGAGCGAGCTCACAACAAAACTAACCGAAGCACAAAAATTTGCGATGTCGATTCGTCCGAAAGTAGGAGGTTTTCCAATCCTTGCCGAAGTTTTAAGGCAAGCTGGGGTTCATTTGAACCGTTGGACTTTGCCATCCTGCCAATCTGTGTATTATATGAAAGATGGGTCTGTTGTCCAACAAGGAACTCCACTTGTGAATGGTGTTTTGGAAATACCAAAATTTGACCGCGAGGCTCTCATCAAAGCACTGCGTACGGACCAAGAGGGATTCAGCACATTTCCCGAATTCTTAAAGGCAGCTTGGGAGGCAGGAGTCGTAGGATATGACGCCGATTTCACCGGTCGCAAGGTTGTTTATTATGGTGTGAACGGAGAAAGTTATTTAGAAGAATATCCTGCGGTTGTGGTGAACAGGTAA
- a CDS encoding NAD(P)H-hydrate epimerase: MKSYPLFTNQESKAIDSLAIKELGFHEETLMGMAALSVFHANEDLWKTAESIWILCGSGGNGGDGYALAHTLFQEGYGVRCFATSPNKTDAGKFYESLVAKTLGVIGTIDDFYNEWEEAEEDSVLLVDALLGTGFQNKLSPELKELIDTVNDSDVFFYRLSLDTASGWNPYALGKGENEENSFVYADSIEELGTRKWENVGFIYEKDSIIPRYYESIGFPVRTHLNDVTFSKRYYLEADPETAISVIKRKNQDHKYSAGSALFYGGSDGMEGAILLSEQSFSKLGGGISKISSPSLKISSFVLGEDLSKMAKTSSLAETLEDPFLKKTKTLVVGPGLTQYPNDLSGWEVPEGLRLVLDAGAIPTKGNPLPQGNQILLTPHVGELNRMTGKTHNSVQEAFDTLIEYCPKNNVYVLLKSFVSLLVCPDGSSYVWESPNPKLAVMGTGDLLSGILARYLSLDLSIPESVLLALSLLDHSKQSEEPYPSAHQILKSLVELI; this comes from the coding sequence ATGAAAAGTTACCCCCTATTCACCAACCAAGAATCAAAGGCAATTGATTCTCTTGCCATAAAAGAATTAGGGTTTCATGAAGAAACCCTAATGGGAATGGCTGCCCTTTCTGTTTTCCATGCCAATGAAGATTTGTGGAAAACTGCAGAATCCATTTGGATTCTTTGTGGAAGCGGGGGGAATGGTGGGGATGGATATGCACTGGCTCACACTCTCTTTCAAGAAGGGTATGGCGTTCGTTGTTTTGCAACCTCACCAAACAAAACCGATGCGGGGAAGTTTTACGAATCTTTAGTTGCGAAAACACTCGGGGTCATCGGAACCATTGATGACTTTTATAATGAATGGGAAGAGGCAGAAGAAGATTCAGTCCTTCTCGTAGACGCTCTACTAGGAACAGGATTTCAAAACAAACTTTCCCCGGAATTAAAGGAACTGATCGATACCGTCAATGATTCCGATGTATTTTTTTACCGGTTATCACTGGATACAGCAAGTGGTTGGAACCCTTACGCCCTTGGCAAGGGTGAAAACGAAGAAAATAGTTTTGTTTATGCCGATTCCATCGAAGAACTGGGAACTAGGAAATGGGAAAACGTGGGTTTTATTTATGAAAAAGATTCCATCATTCCCAGATACTATGAATCGATTGGATTCCCCGTTCGAACTCATTTAAATGATGTTACATTTTCTAAACGATATTATTTAGAGGCCGATCCGGAAACGGCAATCTCTGTCATCAAACGGAAGAATCAAGATCATAAATACAGTGCAGGATCTGCCCTATTTTATGGAGGGTCAGATGGAATGGAAGGTGCCATTCTTCTTTCCGAACAGTCCTTCTCTAAGCTCGGTGGTGGGATTAGCAAAATCTCCTCCCCTTCTTTAAAAATCAGCTCGTTTGTTCTGGGAGAAGATCTTTCCAAAATGGCAAAAACAAGTTCTCTCGCCGAAACTCTAGAGGACCCGTTTTTAAAGAAAACAAAGACTTTGGTCGTGGGTCCAGGGCTGACTCAATACCCAAATGATTTGAGTGGATGGGAAGTCCCAGAGGGGCTTCGTTTGGTCTTGGATGCTGGTGCCATCCCGACAAAAGGAAATCCACTTCCCCAAGGGAACCAAATCCTTCTCACTCCTCATGTGGGAGAACTAAATCGAATGACTGGGAAAACTCATAACTCGGTTCAAGAAGCCTTTGATACTTTAATCGAATATTGTCCCAAAAACAATGTATATGTACTACTCAAATCTTTTGTGAGTCTTCTTGTTTGTCCCGATGGTTCTTCTTATGTATGGGAATCTCCCAATCCGAAACTAGCAGTGATGGGAACGGGAGATCTGCTTTCAGGGATCCTTGCCAGATATTTGAGTTTGGATTTGTCCATTCCAGAGTCCGTCCTTTTGGCACTGTCCTTACTCGACCATTCCAAACAATCGGAAGAGCCCTACCCTTCGGCCCATCAAATTCTAAAATCTTTAGTGGAGCTAATTTAG
- the infB gene encoding translation initiation factor IF-2 produces the protein MEEQKSIKETLQQGASGDKTKKKLVIKKKAAPADEKKESSPSAQSAEPVKATSAPSSDKKKDLNELIREEAKRQGLGSGPQAPSQASPIVSRPERKPEPQPERERPPMDRKPESILSGDTSSPNYRSGGGQGQGGGNQGYFRKEDRNPIVSRPTSPRPQRQDGQGGGGYQGNRGPGQGGGGYQGNRGPGQGGGGYQGNRGPGQGGGGYQGNRGPGQGGGGYQGNRGPGQGGGGYQGNRGPGQGGGGYQGNRGARPIGQGGPGGAGRPPGDAPFGAPGGLPGAGGASGAKKKVFDKEKGGREENENTKFFKQSFRKQKAQAAALAAVPKEISILENIQVGEIAKKLNLKPGEVISKLMKMGMMVTINNVIDAETASILADDYGCKVKIVSLYDETVIEEEKDAPEDYITRPPVVTIMGHVDHGKTKLLDTIRSSRVAEGESGGITQHIGAYQVETERGKIAFLDTPGHEAFTSMRARGASVTDIVVLVVAADDGVMPQTIEAINHAKEAEVPIIVAVNKIDLPAANPEKVRQELSNYGLQPEEWGGTTIFCEISAKNNIGIDKLLEMLLIQAELLDHKANPKRKAKGTIVEAKLDPGRGAVATVLIQNGTLRVGDAFVAGVHAGRVRAMYDDLGHSIREAGPSFPALVTGLDGVPDAGAPFDVVIDDKEARSISHSRQEYERLGQSKNAATRVTLDNMSEIIKQGALKELKVIIKADVRGSTEAVKEALEKLSTADVRLNVIHAGTGAIVDSDIILASASNAIVIGFHTRANPKTVSLAEKEKVEIKYYSIIYDVVNEVKASMEGMLEPEKVENVIGKVEIRDVFKISKVGNIAGCMVKSGKVTKQAHVRVISSESGEITWEGKIKNLKRMKDDVADVLTGFECGILLDGFNDFSVGDEIEAYEIREIARKL, from the coding sequence ATGGAAGAGCAAAAATCGATTAAAGAAACCCTCCAGCAGGGAGCCAGCGGTGACAAAACGAAGAAAAAGCTTGTCATCAAAAAGAAAGCGGCACCTGCAGATGAGAAAAAAGAATCCAGTCCAAGTGCCCAAAGCGCAGAACCAGTGAAAGCTACTTCTGCTCCTTCGTCGGACAAAAAAAAGGATTTGAATGAACTCATTCGTGAGGAAGCCAAAAGACAGGGACTTGGTTCCGGTCCACAAGCTCCTTCCCAAGCATCACCGATTGTGTCCAGACCCGAAAGGAAACCGGAACCACAACCAGAAAGAGAGAGACCTCCTATGGATCGCAAGCCCGAATCCATCCTCTCTGGTGATACTTCTTCTCCTAACTACCGTTCTGGTGGTGGCCAAGGCCAAGGAGGAGGAAACCAAGGTTATTTTAGAAAAGAAGATCGTAATCCGATTGTATCTAGGCCCACAAGCCCACGCCCACAAAGGCAAGATGGCCAAGGTGGCGGTGGATACCAAGGGAATCGTGGGCCCGGCCAAGGTGGCGGTGGATACCAAGGGAATCGTGGGCCTGGTCAAGGTGGCGGTGGATACCAAGGAAATCGTGGACCCGGCCAAGGCGGTGGTGGTTACCAAGGAAATCGCGGACCCGGCCAAGGTGGTGGCGGATACCAAGGAAATCGTGGACCCGGCCAAGGTGGTGGCGGATACCAAGGAAATCGTGGACCAGGCCAAGGTGGCGGTGGATACCAAGGGAATCGTGGTGCTCGTCCCATCGGTCAAGGTGGACCAGGTGGTGCAGGAAGACCTCCTGGAGATGCTCCGTTTGGTGCACCCGGTGGACTCCCTGGAGCAGGCGGTGCCAGTGGCGCTAAAAAGAAAGTCTTTGATAAAGAAAAAGGCGGAAGAGAAGAAAACGAAAACACAAAGTTTTTCAAACAATCTTTCCGTAAACAAAAGGCACAGGCGGCAGCACTTGCGGCTGTTCCTAAAGAAATCTCCATTTTGGAAAACATCCAAGTGGGAGAGATCGCTAAAAAACTGAATTTAAAACCTGGTGAAGTCATCAGCAAACTCATGAAAATGGGGATGATGGTCACCATCAATAATGTGATCGATGCAGAAACAGCATCGATCTTAGCAGATGATTACGGCTGTAAGGTGAAGATTGTTTCCCTTTACGATGAAACTGTCATTGAAGAAGAAAAGGATGCACCAGAGGATTACATCACTCGTCCTCCAGTCGTTACGATTATGGGTCACGTGGATCATGGTAAAACCAAACTTTTGGATACCATTCGTTCTTCACGAGTGGCAGAAGGTGAGTCTGGTGGAATCACTCAACATATTGGTGCTTACCAAGTAGAAACGGAACGTGGAAAGATTGCCTTCCTCGATACACCGGGTCACGAGGCCTTTACTTCCATGAGAGCACGTGGTGCTTCCGTTACAGACATTGTTGTGCTTGTTGTTGCTGCTGACGATGGGGTGATGCCTCAAACGATTGAAGCGATCAACCACGCCAAAGAAGCAGAAGTACCAATCATTGTTGCGGTAAACAAAATTGATTTACCGGCCGCTAACCCGGAGAAGGTGAGACAAGAACTTTCTAACTACGGATTACAACCAGAAGAATGGGGTGGAACAACCATCTTCTGTGAGATCTCTGCAAAAAATAATATTGGAATTGATAAACTTCTCGAGATGCTTCTCATCCAAGCAGAACTTCTCGATCACAAAGCCAATCCAAAACGAAAAGCCAAAGGAACGATTGTGGAAGCAAAACTCGATCCAGGTCGTGGAGCTGTGGCAACGGTTCTCATCCAAAACGGAACACTTCGTGTTGGTGATGCTTTTGTTGCGGGAGTTCACGCGGGTCGTGTGCGAGCGATGTATGATGACCTTGGTCATTCCATCCGAGAAGCTGGCCCATCCTTTCCTGCGCTTGTGACTGGACTTGATGGGGTACCTGATGCAGGGGCTCCATTTGATGTGGTGATCGATGATAAAGAAGCACGTTCTATTTCTCATAGCCGTCAAGAGTATGAGAGACTGGGTCAGTCGAAAAATGCTGCCACTCGTGTGACTCTCGACAATATGAGTGAGATCATCAAACAAGGTGCTCTCAAAGAACTCAAAGTCATCATCAAAGCGGACGTTCGCGGATCTACAGAAGCGGTAAAAGAAGCATTGGAAAAACTTTCCACTGCTGATGTTCGCCTCAATGTAATCCATGCGGGAACGGGTGCGATTGTTGACTCTGATATCATTTTGGCATCAGCATCCAATGCAATTGTGATTGGTTTCCACACTCGTGCGAATCCGAAAACAGTTTCTCTTGCGGAGAAAGAAAAAGTAGAAATTAAATACTATAGTATCATCTACGATGTGGTCAACGAGGTGAAAGCTTCCATGGAAGGAATGCTCGAACCGGAAAAAGTAGAAAACGTAATCGGTAAGGTAGAAATCCGAGACGTATTCAAAATTTCTAAAGTGGGTAACATTGCAGGTTGTATGGTGAAATCCGGTAAGGTCACTAAACAAGCTCACGTTCGGGTCATCTCGAGCGAGTCTGGTGAAATCACTTGGGAAGGTAAGATCAAAAACCTCAAACGTATGAAAGACGATGTGGCAGATGTTCTCACTGGATTTGAGTGCGGTATCTTACTCGATGGTTTCAACGACTTCTCTGTGGGTGATGAAATCGAAGCATACGAGATTCGAGAGATTGCTCGTAAACTCTAA